The nucleotide sequence TTGTGTAAGCAAAGTCTGAAAACTGGATGTCATTTCATTTACAAGCTTTTGGGGCGGGAAATACGGATTTACAAGATAACAAAAGTCTTTTAGCTGCGGAAACCTCCAATAACCTCCATATCTATTTTGTAAACTATGTAGTTTGCCTACTCCGGTTTTAAACCGATCTTCTGCTATAGCTAAGTCTGCAGGATCATCAATTTCATACCAATCCTCCCCCGAAACAACAAAACCTTTTAGTACAGAAGCCGATAAAAAGGATAAAACCTTCAGTACTTGTTCATAATACTCATTTTTTCCAAAGGCTTTTTGATATGCTTCAAGAAATGGAATATAATATTCCTTACTGAATTCTTTTGAAAATTTATAAATATTAACTGTTTTAAAGTAATGATTTATATCATTCCAATTAAATTGTGCCTTATCCAATATGTTTATTATATAGTTATCCTGATCAAGCACAGTGCATGTACCGTCCATCCATGCTTCAAATGGAGATACGACGGCAATATTCTTATCATTATTCTCAATAATATCTTTTATGAGAGCCGGTTTAAAAATTAAATCACTTTCAAGAAGGATGGTATCATCCTTTGCCATTTCATTACAGGCAAGATATAACGAATAAATATTATTTGTTTTATCATATATAGGATTTTCTATATACTCAATTTTCATCCCGTTTAAATTACTTTCATTAAATTTTGAAGAAATGAATTCTTTTAAAATATCGCCTTTATATCCTATAACAACTATCAGTTTATCAATTTTATTTGGAATCAAAGCCTCGATAGTATATTCAATCAATGTTTTTCCGTTTACGGGAACCATGCACTTAGTTGCATCTTTTGTATAATTCCGAAGTCTTTTTCCCATTCCTGCTGCCAAAATAATTGCCTGCATTTTACTCCTCCAAAAATAAATTAAGTATGAATTTACTTGTTTTATGTCTAAAATTGATTATAAGTGGCGGTATATATTTTGTCAAGTGAATATTTATATCATATTTACAAGCCGGCTTTTATGTAACTTTTTGTATTTTAATCTGTATTTTAAGGTAAATGGTAAATTGAAATAAAGGCTTTTTCTAAAGCCCTTATTTTAAATACCGATAAATTTAGGAGATACCTATTTTTATTTTTGGAGGGGGGTATGAGTTATAATAGTCAGGCTGCAGCAGCTTATAAAGAAACAAGTGTTAAAACGGCAAGTCCGGGTTCTCTTATTCTTATGCTTTATACTGAGGGGATAAAAGAAATAAATCTGGCAATTTCAAAGATGCGTGTGCCTAAGATTCCTGCAAAGGATATAGAAGCCATCAATAATCACATAATTAAGGCTCAAGAGATTATAACGGAGCTTATGGCAGCCTTAGATATGGATATAGGCGGAGAAATAGCTGCAAATCTTCTTTCAATTTATTCATATTTTAATCAACAGCTTTTAACTGCAAATCTAAAAAAAGACTATAAACCCTTGTTGGATGTAAGCTCTATGATGCAGGAATTATACGAAGTATGGAAGCAAATTCTTGAATCTCAGCCTGTACCTCAAAGGTCTGAGGTTTCCGTAGGTGTAAACATAGCCGGATAAGGAGATTCTTATGAAGCAAGTATTAAGCCGACAAGAAATCGATCAGAGGGTGGCTGTTCTCAAGAGGTTTAAAGCCCTTTTACAAGAACAAAGAAAAAAATTCAGTGACTATCTTGTTGTTCTTGAAACGCAGGAACGCAGTATTCATGAGGAAAATATAGATGCTCTTGTGCATCACACGGAGTTGGAGCAGTCTATAATAGGGGATATTTTTACAATTCAAAAGGTAATAGACCCGATAGAAGAAATGTACCGTTTAGGTATGCCCGATAAGGACGATACCGAGGTTGTAAGGCTTAAATCCGATCTTAACAAACTTCAATCCCAAGTAATTGATCAAAACCAAAAAAATAGAGAGCTTTTGCAGTCCAGAATGGCCGATTTACGCCAAGAGATGATATCTATAAAGCCGGACTATCGATACTCCAAACAAGCTCTTTCAAAGCAAGAAGTTTCTGCAAGTTTGGTGGATATCAGCATTTAATTCTTAGCTTTTAAATATTCAATATCTTCTTTTATTGTTTTAGCTCTAAAGGAATTAGGAGCTTTTTTTAAGGCTTCTTCAAGATATCCCAGTATCGTTTTTATTGGAGCATTCGGCAGTCGGGAATAAAATGAAGCTATATTGCACAAGGTAAGCTGCTCTTCTTCGGGGCTTAAAAAACCCGTTTCTAAAATCTTTTTTAATTCTGCTATTATTTCCGTATATTTTTGCTGTTTAAATAAGGGTTCTATGTTTAGGCTGGTTCTGGCAAGTATAAATGAGCCTACTAAGCCACTTTCGTTTAAAGGATCACTGTTTATTCCATCATCAAAAAACTGCCTATATTTTTCGGAATCGACAAGATAAATTTTTTCAAAAAATGAATTTATAGCTTTTATTTTTTCGGGGCCGTTTACCTCATTGATGTTTTTTCGTAAATTTTCTACGGTTAGCCTCTTTTCCTTTAGTTTATTCAAATGGTCTAAAAATGAAGAGGAATTATTAACTTGTTCAGGAATCAGATCCGAATGGTAAACGTCTCCATGTTCATTCATCAAGCAAAGATAGGGTACTTGAGTAATATTATAATCGGAAAAAAGAATATAGTTTTTTTCCAATTGGACCGAATCAGCCGAGCCGGCTTCTTTTACTATATCTATATTATAAAAAATAAAATCCTTATTTATCTTTGAAAATAAGCTGTCCGTAAAAACATTTTCCAATAAGTTTTTACTTTGCGGATCCGTATCGGAGGCGCTAAAAAACATGAGGCCTTGCTTTTTTGATAAGGCTATGTCCTTTTCGATAGTTGAACCGTCTGTTTTCCAATTCTTTTGTATGCTTGAACAGCTTGTAAGAAACAGAATAAAAAAGGCAAACATACAGATTTTCATAAGATTTATAAATTTCATATTAACTCCAACAAAACAAATTCTATTTTAGCATTCTAAACAAACTTAGAATAAAAGGCAAGGCCGTTTTTACCGAAATGTAGAGTAAAAAGCCGTAAGCTCCGATTTGGAGGATAGAACCTATCAGGGCTATAATCCTTTCTTTTCCCTTTAATTTGTAGAAAAGCCCCGTTCTTCCGGCCCAAGCCAAATATCCAGAAGCTATTATCGGAATACTCATGCCTACGGACATAGCTATTACTGCAAAGATCCCTAAGGCTAAGAGATTTAGGCTTACGGCCAAGACCAAAACAAGCATTGCTGCAGGGCAAGGATAAATACCGCTTAATAAGATTGCTCCAAGTTTAAGTTTTTTATGGTTTGAATCCTTTTTTGTATTTATATCCTTTACCGCATCGATTATTCCGTAAAGGGATAAAATTATTAAGATTAAAAAGGATGCCCCCTCCATGTATATCATTGCATCGTTTGAGCGTGAGAGGATTGCCCCTGAAAGGCCCTTGAAAATCATCATCAGGACTATGGCTGCTCCTCCATGCATTCCTGCCAGAGCAAGGCCTGTAAAAAGAGGTTCTAAGCGTTTTGATTCTTTTGTAAGGTAAAATGAGAAGATAATGGTTTTACGGTGTCCCGGACCTGCCGCATGTACCAAGCCGTATAAAAATGAAAGGGCCAGAATGGACAATAAAACAGCAAAATTTTTATTTTCTTTCCAAGCGTTTATATAGTCTCCCAGCTTTTGGTTTAAAATACGCTGCCCCTTTAAAATATTTTCTGAAGGCTGTCCCTGATATACGGGTGTAGGTGAATTTTTTTTCCCCGTAAAGGGATTTGCAGACAGCTTTGCAGATAGCAAGGCGAGATTAAGAATAAAAAGAATGACAAAAATACCTTTTTTTTTCATAAGTGTTTTAAAACCTGATTCTTACCTCTTTTGGATAATAGGTATTAAGGCCGGGTGCCCACTTATAATATATTCTATTATCATCCATCGCTCCCAGAGGGTCATAGTAAACGGGATAGTTTTTATTTTCAATAATGGAGTATGAGGGGCTTATTAGGCTCTTGTCATATATGAATTTTACGGCCGTATTTTCAGGATAGGTAATATCGCAAAAGAAAGTATAATCGTAACAGGCTAAAAAAATTTCCTGCCCCTTAAACCCGCTTAAATCTATAAAAAAGCGGTAACTTACAATCCCCTTATTTTGCCAAACGGAAAAGGAAGCCTTTTCAATATGTTCGGGACTTGTACGCTTTTCACCCTGTCTTATAAATGTAAAATAGTAGTAATTTTCAGTATAACTAAAAGCATTTTCGTATACATCAGCTGTTTCCGCTGCACTAAATACACCATCTCCGTTTAAGTCATAACCGCTTATAATATCCGCACTAAAAAATCTATCAAAGGTCCATGTAACATAGGCTCCTTTTAAGGTTTTTCCTGCAAAAATGACCTCAAGAGAGCTGGTAAACCACATATGAGGGTGAGAAAAGGATTGAAAATTTATCAAAACTAAAAAGATAAATAGCAGTATATTTTTTTTTGATCTCAACATATTTCTATCTTGCCGCCGGAACATAAAGTTAGAACAAATATTCTTTTGATATGATACAAAAAAGTTCTTGTTTTGTCAAAGGAAATAGTGTATAATATGAAGTATGAATAAACGAATACATGTAACAGGAACTATTACTTCCTCAAAAGAAGATTATCTCGAGCGGATTTATGACTTATCTTTGGTTGACGAACAGGTAAGATCGATTGATGTTGCAAGGGCATTGAATGTTTCTCGGGCAAGTGTTAATAAATCGCTTGGAGGACTAAAAGAGGACGGATATATTGAACAAGAACCTTACGGAACAATCACTTTAACAAAAAAAGGCAGAGCGGTTGCAAAAGATGTCCGTACCAGACACAATGCGCTTAGAACTTTCTTAACTCAAGTTCTTAAAGTAGATTACGAAATTGCGGATGTTGATGCCTGTGAAATGGAACATGCAATAAGCAAGCATACCGCAGATAAGCTTTATGCCTATTTAAAAAAACTTGGTATAACTGAAGAAGACTCCGACAAATAGTTTATCTTACTTGCCATTTTCCTCCAATATTGACCACACGCTTTGAGGGCAAAGAAAGGATTCGTCCGTCTTCCCCCAATAAGGAAACCATTTGGGTAAGGAGGTTTACCTCGGTAATCTTAAAGGTTGTGCCGTCATATGGAAATTTTGCGCCTTCAGGCGGCATTAATCTCCTAGCTTCTGCATACCAATCATATTCGTAAGAGAGGCAGCACAATAATCTTCCGCACTGTCCCGATATTTTTGATGAATTGAGCGATAGGTTTTGTTCCTTTGCCATTTTTATAGAAACAGGTTTGAGTTTATCGGTTACGCTATGACAGCAATAGGGCCGTCCGCAGCAGCCGAGGCCTCCTATAATGCGGGATTCATCCCTAACGCCTATTTGCCTTAATTCAACTCTTATTTTAAAAACGGAAACAAGATCTTTGACCAATTTTCTAAAATCAATCCTAGTATCGGCACTGAAAAAGAACAATACCTTAGGTTCATCAAGCAAAAAATGGCAGCCTATAAACTTCATTTCCAAGTTATTTAGGGCAACCTTTTCTTTAAAAATCTTGGCAGCTTCTTTTTCTTTTTTGTTGTTTTCCTCTAAGATAATCTCTTCTTCAGCATTTATTTTTCGAATAATTTTTACAACCTCATCCGGATTGGCATTGATGGGAGCCTTGACAGGACCTCCGAAGCGGGCTGCATCATTACCGTACCGTGTAGGCACAAGAACAAAGTCTCCTGTTTTAAATTCTTGATGTTCATCAGCTGTCGCATAAAAGCTTTCTTTTGAGTAATCCAAATTAAGCTCATATAGGGGTTGAGGAAAATCGTTGGGATTTGAGCTCATTTTTACAGGTCTTTGATCTTTATCTTCAAGAGATTCAATATCTTCTATATTTTCGTTAATATCATAATCCATTATTGCCCCGCTATGTAGTCAAGTTGACTAAAAGACCTTTTATTTCATCCAGTTTAGCTAAGATTTGCAGTTTTTCAAGTTGATTAAATAAAAGTTCCTGTGTTAGTTTATCTATTTTTTCATCAATGACTTTTACTATTACATAATTACGCTGTTTTAGCGGATTTAAACCGCCCGAAGTTACAGCTTTTACATTAAGAGAATGTTGCAGTGCAAAGTTTACAAAGCTTTTGACTGCTTTTTTATATTTGTTTATTGTTTCCTCATTTACGTTCTCGGACAGATTAGCCCCGCTGGAATAAACCTCGTCCTGTAAGACGGCTAAAATATCGTCTACAGCTTTTTTTCTTTCTTCAGGATTAAGACCTTCCAGTTTTTTTTCGTAATAGGATTCCTCAGACTCCTGAATATTGCTATCCAAAATTGTATCTAAAAAAGTTTTTTGCTTTTTTACTTTGGTATTTTCCGTTTTTCGAGCTTGATTTTTTTGAATGTGCGAATCTTTGGCTATTAGAGGTGCGGCGGTATTAAGAGCGGAAACATAGTTGCTTGTATCCACGGAGTTTCCCATAATTTAACCTCACCTGGAATGTACAAGAGCAGAAGCCGCGAGGCCTTGTCTGTTTTTGTATTCTTTTTCCGCCTTTTCAAATTCGGCCTGATTATCTATGGCAAAGCAGTAGCCGTGTAAAAATACATCATCATCTAAGCGTATTTTTTTTGTCAAAACCGAGCCCAAAATAAGGCCTGTTGACAAGACGACCACGCTTTCCGGAGCTATAACATCGCCTTGAACCATTCCGCCTATGGTTATCGACTTGGCATGTACGTTTCCTCGGACTCTTGCATTTTCTGCAATTATAACTCTTCCGGGAGTTTTTATGTCTCCGTTTATATCTCCGTCTATACGTAAAAATCCGGGTACGCTTAAGCTTCCGTTTACAAAGGTTCCCGGGCCTATGATTGTGTTTATGGAAATATCGTCAATAAAATCAGCCATGGCTATTTTTTTCTTCCGGTATTTTTTATGTTAAGATATTTCATAGGATCTACGACGTCGGAACCTATGTGAACCTCATAGTGCAAGTGGGGGCCTGTAGATATACCTGTATTGCCTACGTAGCCTATGACCTGGCCCTTTTGTACATGCTGTCCGCGTGTAACCCTAAATGAACTTAGGTGAGCGTATCTTGTAAAAAAACCATGCTTATGCTTAATAATAATGTAGTTACCCCAGCCTGAATCCGTTTCTACCGTAATAACCTGTCCGTCCGCCGTAGCCATAATCGGGTCGCCTGAGCGGCCTGTTGCAAGGTCTATACCGGTATGAATATACCATTGGCCGGTAAAAGGATGGCGGTTTTGACCGAAGGCCATCGTGATATGCCCGATGCCGCCCTTAATGGGCCAAAGACTCGGAATATCCGAAAAGAGGGCTGTTTGAGTGTCCATCAGTTTTGCCATTTCCTGTACGGGCTGAATGGTGTCCTGTAAATAGGCTGAAAGTTTTTTAAGCTCACTTACTTCTCTTGCTGTTCCTTGGGCCTGTTCTTGTACATTAAACAGGAGTGAAAGGTCGCTTGAATCATCGTTTTCTGTACCTGTTTCCATAATGGACTGTAAACCCAAAGATGTTAATGTAGAAGAAAGAGTAGATTGAAAATTCTTTGCATTTTTTAAAAGGTCATTGGTTTCATTTTTTAAAACGTTAAGACTGGCTTGAGTTTTACGTGTTTCTTCCTTTAGGTTGGCCAGTTTTCTGGCTGAAGCTACAGATTCGGCTGCAAACCAAAAAAATGAAGCTAAAATACCTACAAGCAAAACCGAAACAAAAACAATCGAAAAAATACTTGCCTGAAAATTTACAATCCGCTTTTGAGAATGCGGAACAACCATTACGGTAAGCTTTTTGCGTCCGCCGTTGATGAATTTCATTACACCCTTGGATACGCTTGTACAAAAAGCTTTAAAAAGCTCATTAAAATAGCGTACCAAGTTGTTTTCTGCCCGTTTATATGTTCGTGTTCTTGACACTTTAAACTCCTCTTTTGACTATACCATAATTAAATAATAAAAAGTACAGATTAAAATTCCAAAAATTAAAGGTATTGTCTTTCTTTTATCGGCTTTTTAAACCAAATTATTTAGCACACAACCGACAAAATATTATACAATAAGTAAGATTTTTTGTAAAGTCCTAAAAAATTATATAATCCGAATTGTGTACAAAGAATTGAAAATGTGCTATAATTCTCTATCTTTTTAGATGAATTTCGGAGTAAATATGGATATAAAAAGCATTATAAAAAATCTTCATCCTCTTGAGATTAAGGTTTTAAAAAATTTTAAAATAGGCGAGTATCTTGATAACAAAAAACTTGAGCTTAAACTTTCGTATAAAGAAGGCCATGCAAATCAGGTTTTTTCGTGGCTTAAAATGAAGGGCTTAATAAAAGAAACCGACCGCAAAAAACACATATTTTTTGAACTTACAAATATTGGAACAGATTTTGCCGAACGCGGTACTCCGGAACAAAGAATTTTACAGCTTTTAAAAGAAAAAGGCGAACTGAAGCTTCCTGAAATTGCTGACGCCCTTAATCTGGAAAATAAGGATGTAGGTTCGGCCTTCGGCGTTCTTTCAAAAGAAGGTGCCGTCAAGATGAATGAAGAAAAAAAGGCTTCCTTTGTGCAAGAACCGCAATCAAAACGCTTTAAGATAACCGTCGAATTGTTGAAAAAAGGCCTTAAAACCGAAGGCCATATCATAGCCGAGGAAGATCTTGATGATGAAGAACGCGAGATTATCAACTCAATTGCAAAAAAACGCGGAGCCGCAGACAGCCCCTATAAGATTGTAGAGCGGGATTCGGTTGTTTACTCCTTTACGGATGAGGTAGAAGCCATTCAAAAAGAACTTGAAGCAGAGGGTATAACCGGAGATGAGACGGGACAGCTTACAGCCGAAAGCCTAAAAACCGGAAGCTGGAAAAATCAAACATTTAGAAGCTACAATATAAATCTTCCGCCTGCCCGTATAATTTCGGGAAGAACCAATCCGTATTGCGACTTTTTGGAGGGAGTAAAGGACAAGCTCGTAGGCTTAGGCTTTGAAGAATTTGACGGACCTCTCGTAGAAACCGATTTTTGGAACTCGGATGCCCTTTTTATGCCCCAATTCCATGCCGCCCGCGATATTCATGACGTTTACTACATAAAAAATCCGACACATGCAAAGAGCATTGAAGAGCCCTTTTTATCCCGCGTTGCCGAAGTCCACGAGACAGGCGGAAATACAGGAAGCCGAGGCTGGAATTATTCTTTTGACAGAAACTTTACAAAACGCCTCTTGCTTAGAAGCCAAGGCACAGTTCTTTCAGCCCATCAGCTGGCAAAGGCTAAAATACCCGGCAAGTATTTCGGCATAGCCCGATGTTTCCGGTACGATAAGGTGGATGCTACCCACTTGTCCGACTTTTATCAAACCGAGGGAATAGTTTTAGGAGATGAGGTTAATTTAAAAACCCTTTTAGGCATCCTAAAAATGTTTGCCGTCGAAATAGCAGGCGCTACCGAGGTAAAATATGTCGGAGGTTACTTCCCCTTTACCGAGCCTTCGATTGAAGTGCATATAAAACACCCCGTTTTAGGATGGTTTGAGCTTGGCGGCTCAGGTATTCTCCGCCCCGAAGTATCCAGAACAATGGGAGTTGATGTCCCCGTATTGGCTTGGGGGATAGGCATTGACCGAATGGCCCTTATGGCCCTTGGCTTAAACGATTTGCGAGAGCTATTCAGCTCGGACATTGAGGGAGTCAGGCTCAGGAAGTAAAAAAAACACCTGAGGACGGAATAAATTTACTTTTTCTTTGGTATAAAACGTTTTCTTAATTCAGCTGCACTAGTATCTTTTGCGATAGCTGAGCCAGGTTGGTTGTCCACAATTTTAAAATTTAACTCATTGGCTTCAACATTAACTGCAGCCAGCCGTCCTGTTACCATATCTGCAGGTATAGCAATTAATCCTGAATCTATTTTAAGTTTAGCTATAAAATTTTCATATAAAATTTTTTGTTTAGTATTCATTTTAAAAGCACAAGAAGTAAACAACAAAGCGGACACAGCCAACAAAAGTACAACTGTAAAAATTTTTTTATTTTTCATTAATATCTCCTTATAGACACCTAAATATTTTTAGTTAAAGCCTTTAAGAAAAATTCCGCCCTTCTTAAAAACTTTGCAAGTGTCTATGGAGCTATACTATACTATACTATCTGTCAAGCCATTGTGTATCCTTTAGGAGAAGATTTATGAAATAGCAGGCGCTGCTGAAGTAAACGGCGGCTCAGGAAGTAAAAAAAGCCCCATCGGAGGACGGAATCTTCCGATGGGGCTAAAACTTTGCCTGATCAAAAACAGGCTTTGAAGTTAAATTTACTTTTTCTTGGGTATAAAGCGTTTTCTTAATTCAGCTGCGCTAGTATTTTTTGCAATATCTATGCCGGGTTTTTTATCCACAATTTTAAAATTTAGTGTCGCAGCTTCATCATTAATAAGATCAAGACCCTCTTTTACGACTTGTGCAGGCATTTGCTTATTTTTTAACTGGTTTTCATAATTGTCTATAAACTTTTCATAAAGTGCTTTTTGTGCAGCATTCATATTTAAAGCACAAGAAGTAAACAACAAAGCGGACACTGCCAACAAAAGTATAACTGTAAAAATTTTTTTATTTTTCATAAATAACTCCCATAATGCGATGTTTTGTACCCTATGTACAAAACTCATCAGATAAACAGTGAGGCTGAATTTCTGCCGAACTGTTTATCATAACTCCTTATAAAAACTTTTTGCAAGTGTTTATAAGGCCATACTATACTACAATATACATACTGTCAAGTGCCCGCATATTCTCTATATCTTTTTGAAATATATATCCCTTAAATATAGACAAATAATAAAAAACAATTAGAATATAAGTTAGATAAAATTTATTTAGGAGAAGATGTATGGAATGGTGGAATAAAAGGGTTTTTTATCAGATATATCCCAGAAGTTTTTGTGATGCAAACAATGACGGGATGGGGGACCTTCAGGGTATTATCTCAAAATTGCCTTATTTAAAGGAACTAGGCATAGGGGCAATTTGGCTTTCTCCCATAACGGCTTCCTCCGATTATGATAACGGCTATGATGTTTCCGATTATTGCGATATCAACCCCAAATTCGGCACCATGGACGACTTTAAGGCTCTATTAAAAGAAGCGGATAAACTGGATATCAAGATTGTGATGGACTTGGTTATAAACCATACAAGTGATCAGCACAGATGGTTTATAGAATCTAAAAATCCCGAATCGCCCTACCATAATTATTATGTTTGGAAAGAACCTAGGCTTGTAAAGGGTAAAAAGCTGCCCCCAAATAACTGGGACAGCCTTTTTTTAGGTTCTGCATGGAAGTATTGCGAAGAAAACGGACTCTATTATCTTCATCTTTTTACCGAAAATCAGCCGGATCTAAACTATAACAATCCCGCGGTGATTGAAGAAGTAAAAAAAATATTGAAGTTTTGGCTGGATATGGGTGTTACCGGCTTCCGCTGCGATGTTATAAACTGCATTT is from Treponema denticola and encodes:
- the fliS gene encoding flagellar export chaperone FliS; protein product: MSYNSQAAAAYKETSVKTASPGSLILMLYTEGIKEINLAISKMRVPKIPAKDIEAINNHIIKAQEIITELMAALDMDIGGEIAANLLSIYSYFNQQLLTANLKKDYKPLLDVSSMMQELYEVWKQILESQPVPQRSEVSVGVNIAG
- a CDS encoding nickel/cobalt transporter, with product MKKKGIFVILFILNLALLSAKLSANPFTGKKNSPTPVYQGQPSENILKGQRILNQKLGDYINAWKENKNFAVLLSILALSFLYGLVHAAGPGHRKTIIFSFYLTKESKRLEPLFTGLALAGMHGGAAIVLMMIFKGLSGAILSRSNDAMIYMEGASFLILIILSLYGIIDAVKDINTKKDSNHKKLKLGAILLSGIYPCPAAMLVLVLAVSLNLLALGIFAVIAMSVGMSIPIIASGYLAWAGRTGLFYKLKGKERIIALIGSILQIGAYGFLLYISVKTALPFILSLFRMLK
- a CDS encoding DUF1007 family protein; this translates as MLRSKKNILLFIFLVLINFQSFSHPHMWFTSSLEVIFAGKTLKGAYVTWTFDRFFSADIISGYDLNGDGVFSAAETADVYENAFSYTENYYYFTFIRQGEKRTSPEHIEKASFSVWQNKGIVSYRFFIDLSGFKGQEIFLACYDYTFFCDITYPENTAVKFIYDKSLISPSYSIIENKNYPVYYDPLGAMDDNRIYYKWAPGLNTYYPKEVRIRF
- a CDS encoding metal-dependent transcriptional regulator gives rise to the protein MNKRIHVTGTITSSKEDYLERIYDLSLVDEQVRSIDVARALNVSRASVNKSLGGLKEDGYIEQEPYGTITLTKKGRAVAKDVRTRHNALRTFLTQVLKVDYEIADVDACEMEHAISKHTADKLYAYLKKLGITEEDSDK
- a CDS encoding PSP1 domain-containing protein translates to MDYDINENIEDIESLEDKDQRPVKMSSNPNDFPQPLYELNLDYSKESFYATADEHQEFKTGDFVLVPTRYGNDAARFGGPVKAPINANPDEVVKIIRKINAEEEIILEENNKKEKEAAKIFKEKVALNNLEMKFIGCHFLLDEPKVLFFFSADTRIDFRKLVKDLVSVFKIRVELRQIGVRDESRIIGGLGCCGRPYCCHSVTDKLKPVSIKMAKEQNLSLNSSKISGQCGRLLCCLSYEYDWYAEARRLMPPEGAKFPYDGTTFKITEVNLLTQMVSLLGEDGRILSLPSKRVVNIGGKWQVR
- a CDS encoding YaaR family protein, translating into MGNSVDTSNYVSALNTAAPLIAKDSHIQKNQARKTENTKVKKQKTFLDTILDSNIQESEESYYEKKLEGLNPEERKKAVDDILAVLQDEVYSSGANLSENVNEETINKYKKAVKSFVNFALQHSLNVKAVTSGGLNPLKQRNYVIVKVIDEKIDKLTQELLFNQLEKLQILAKLDEIKGLLVNLTT
- a CDS encoding bactofilin family protein, with protein sequence MADFIDDISINTIIGPGTFVNGSLSVPGFLRIDGDINGDIKTPGRVIIAENARVRGNVHAKSITIGGMVQGDVIAPESVVVLSTGLILGSVLTKKIRLDDDVFLHGYCFAIDNQAEFEKAEKEYKNRQGLAASALVHSR
- a CDS encoding M23 family metallopeptidase produces the protein MSRTRTYKRAENNLVRYFNELFKAFCTSVSKGVMKFINGGRKKLTVMVVPHSQKRIVNFQASIFSIVFVSVLLVGILASFFWFAAESVASARKLANLKEETRKTQASLNVLKNETNDLLKNAKNFQSTLSSTLTSLGLQSIMETGTENDDSSDLSLLFNVQEQAQGTAREVSELKKLSAYLQDTIQPVQEMAKLMDTQTALFSDIPSLWPIKGGIGHITMAFGQNRHPFTGQWYIHTGIDLATGRSGDPIMATADGQVITVETDSGWGNYIIIKHKHGFFTRYAHLSSFRVTRGQHVQKGQVIGYVGNTGISTGPHLHYEVHIGSDVVDPMKYLNIKNTGRKK
- a CDS encoding phenylalanine--tRNA ligase subunit alpha encodes the protein MDIKSIIKNLHPLEIKVLKNFKIGEYLDNKKLELKLSYKEGHANQVFSWLKMKGLIKETDRKKHIFFELTNIGTDFAERGTPEQRILQLLKEKGELKLPEIADALNLENKDVGSAFGVLSKEGAVKMNEEKKASFVQEPQSKRFKITVELLKKGLKTEGHIIAEEDLDDEEREIINSIAKKRGAADSPYKIVERDSVVYSFTDEVEAIQKELEAEGITGDETGQLTAESLKTGSWKNQTFRSYNINLPPARIISGRTNPYCDFLEGVKDKLVGLGFEEFDGPLVETDFWNSDALFMPQFHAARDIHDVYYIKNPTHAKSIEEPFLSRVAEVHETGGNTGSRGWNYSFDRNFTKRLLLRSQGTVLSAHQLAKAKIPGKYFGIARCFRYDKVDATHLSDFYQTEGIVLGDEVNLKTLLGILKMFAVEIAGATEVKYVGGYFPFTEPSIEVHIKHPVLGWFELGGSGILRPEVSRTMGVDVPVLAWGIGIDRMALMALGLNDLRELFSSDIEGVRLRK